TCTAAGCTATACGCACGGTGCAAGGTAGTGAGTCTGAGCTTGCTACTCCTTCTTTCGTACATGCATATGACTTCTCAAGAAGATGCAGTGAAGATGGCCGTACAACTCCCGGAATTCATCATTAGTGCCGATGACTCCTTCGATGCAGAGGATTTCATGAGGCATGTCCTTACGGATTCTTCCTTCTATCAGGCCTTCATCCATCTCAAGTATGTGCCTCATGATTTCACGAGCACCCTGGTCGTCAAGAACAAGGGGGAGAAAGAAAGGAAGATTGGAGCGCAAGGCGATACAGACGCTAGAGGACCAAAGACGAGTGGTCCACATCTCGGAGGAGAAGACCAATGGGCGCGTATACAAACGGAATGGGGAGCACAGATACCTGACCGCTGAGATGTATGATGAGGTGTTCTTCCCATCCTCACCGGAACCTGTGAGCCCACGAATCTCCCGTTTCGAGCAGTTGGAGACCAAGGAATCCAAACTGGAGAAATACAAGAGTCAGCTTAAGAAGATGATGTTCAATCCCGGGCAAGAGATCCTTTCAGTGCCCTTTATAGGAGATAAGATGGACATCTTCAGTCCGGATATGACCAAGTACTATGATTACTCGGTCTACTCTGCCTATGGTCCGGATTCGCTCTATTGTTATGTATTTCAAGTGGATGCAAAACCAGAGTACGGCAAGAATCGCACGGTGATCAAGAAGATGACCAGCTATTTTGAGAAAGAAAGCCTTCAGGTAGTGAGTCGAGAGTATGAGCTGTCCAACAATACCCTCTTCTTCGAGTTCGATATATGGATGAAGGTGGTCAATGAACTGCGAGGAGGGCATCTACTTCCCCGTAGGATCCAGTATGATGGAGATTGGGATATCCCTTTCAAATCAGCAGAGATCATCCGCTTCGATATCCAATGTGCCGACTATGATACCTCGGTCTTGCGATAGAGAAGGACCGTTTTGTTTTTCCTTGTTCTGGGTTAAGGTTCTAAGATATCGAACTTAGCATCTTGACAATCAATACGTTCCATAGTCGCTCTTTTCATCGGGGATTTCGGTCTATTAGTCTAATAGCTGTAACCCAGAGCAATTTTATCCGGTAATAGGAATTAAGTTGACCGCGCATGGTCGATAGGACAAGGAAAACCAGAGTGAGATGAAATTGAGGGGGAGAGCGATCATGACCATGATCATCCTTTTGTGCGTAGGATCTGTTGACGCACAGGACACCAAGCACTTTTTCAAGATATCCGAGCAATCCAGCATCAGCTGTGGTTCGGACATCATCCATCAGCGACTGATGATGGACGATGCGGATTACCGCACCCGATTCGAGGGACAAAGTGCCACACTTCGCAATGAAATAGAAAAGAGCACATCCGCTTCCATCGGTGGGCAGAAGTCCATGACGGTATATACGATACCCGTTGTGGTCCACATCATGCATACGGGTGAAGCTGAAGGCGTAGGGACCAATATCAGCGATGCACAGATACAGAGCGCTATCGATGCGCTCAATGAAGACTTCCGTAGAATGCCCGGGACCAATGGTTTCGGTTCGGGTGTGGATGTAGAGATGGAGTTCTGCCTCGCTTCCAGAGACCCTCAGGGGAATCCCACCAATGGGATCAACCGGGTGGATGCCTCTGTAGTGACCAACTATGCAACGGAAGGAATGAGCATAGGTCAAGGCAGTGGTGCCAGTGAGACGGCTGTCAAAGCGCTGTCCATCTGGGACCGCGATGACTATTATAACATATGGATAGTCAATGAGATAGAGGATAACGATGGAGGTGCAGGTATACAGGGTTTCGCTTATTTCCCTTCTTCCAGTGCCAGTAAGGATGGAGCAGTGATCCTGTACAATGCATTCGGTACGGTAGGGAATCTGAAGACCTATACCAACCTGAACCGTACTGCGACCCATGAGATCGGGCATGCATTCTTCCTATATCACACTTTCCAGGGCAACAGCTGTTCAGAAACAGATTGCTCTCTTCAAGGGGATCAGGTCTGTGATACACCACCTACGGTGAGCAGCACGAGTTGTAACACTCCAGCCTGTAGCGGTTCACAGCAGGTAGAGAACTACATGGACTATACTGGAGAGGATTGTATGAATATGTTCACTCAAGGGCAGAAAGACCGTATGAGAA
The genomic region above belongs to Flavobacteriales bacterium and contains:
- a CDS encoding zinc metalloprotease translates to MIILLCVGSVDAQDTKHFFKISEQSSISCGSDIIHQRLMMDDADYRTRFEGQSATLRNEIEKSTSASIGGQKSMTVYTIPVVVHIMHTGEAEGVGTNISDAQIQSAIDALNEDFRRMPGTNGFGSGVDVEMEFCLASRDPQGNPTNGINRVDASVVTNYATEGMSIGQGSGASETAVKALSIWDRDDYYNIWIVNEIEDNDGGAGIQGFAYFPSSSASKDGAVILYNAFGTVGNLKTYTNLNRTATHEIGHAFFLYHTFQGNSCSETDCSLQGDQVCDTPPTVSSTSCNTPACSGSQQVENYMDYTGEDCMNMFTQGQKDRMRSALVTMRSSLLLSLGCTPPNALDAGIVSIHNPDGFSCSGSFVPEVELKNFGSTTITSVDIRYRVDAGSLQTYSYSGSIQAGASETVTLPMVTASSGAHTFEAFTESPNGGNDGYQSNDGITQAFEIVDGSTITVSIDVDNYGNETTWDIQDASGNVVASGGPYPGNAYGTTFSTDVCLSNDCFDFTIYDSYGDGICCGYGFGSYEVT